From the Criblamydia sequanensis CRIB-18 genome, the window TCTTTTTTAGCTTTAGCATTCGCCAATTTGGCAAGAACTTTTGTTCTGCCTAATCCAATAGATACAGGGATTCCTACATAATCTAAGATCCTTTTCCTTAGAGATTTCGCTTGATCCTCAATTGATTTGGCTCCCCAAACAAGAAAAGCTTCGTCAATTGAGTAAAAGTCAACTTCAGATGAAGCTTCCTCTATAAGACTCATCACGCGATGGGACATGTCTCCATAAAGAGCATAATTCGAAGATAAGACAGCGACATTTTCTTTTCTAAATTTTTCCCTATTTTGAAAAAAGGGAGCTCCCATGGGGATTCCAAGCTCTTTAGCTTCATTAGACCTTGCAATCACGCAACCGTCATTATTTGATAAAATCACAACCGGTCTATTTAGCAGTTTTGGGTTAAAGACGCGCTCGCAAGAAACATAGAAGTTATTGCAATCAACCAAGGCTATAAAAGTATCAGGGTCTTTCATTGTACAATTTCAAGTTTTGTGAATAATGTAGGTCACAACACCCCAGATTTGAAAATCGACCCCGCCATCTACTTTTATTGGCTTAAAAGTGGGGTTTTCAGGAACAAGCCATGCCCCTTCTTTATTGATTACAAAACGTTTAACCGTAAATTCGCCGCCCACTACAGCTACGACTATTTTGCCATGAACCGGCTCTTTAGAGCGGTCTACGACAAGAATATCCCCGGATCTAATGCCGGCTTCTATCATCGATTCTCCTTCTACCTTAACATAGAAGGTAGATACGGGATGGGAAATAACAAGTTCGTTTAGATCCAAACGTTTTTCTATATAATCATCGGCAGGGGATGGAAACCCTGCTTGCACCGAATTAAAGGCCGGTAAAAATTGAGGGTCTTTTATTTCCGGTTTTGCTATTGAAACAATATATAAAGTATTTTCTTTCATAAATATTTTATTATAAATTAAAACAAATGAACTTAATTATAATTCGGTCATTTGTTAATGTCTTCGAATTTTTAAATAGAACCTTAATTTCCCGTTAAATTATGTTATTATTTTAAAGTTATGCGTATTTTAAAACACGCATAACTTTAGAACTTCTAAGATTTCATAGCTTTATGAAGTTTTGGCAAAAATCGAAGAATCGTTTCATCTTTTTCAACGCTGAATGGTTTGATATAAGCTTCTAAATCTAGATAGGGATGTCTCTTCTTTAGCCTGTCTTTTTTTTCTGTATTAAAAAATTCTTTATCTCGCGTCCAGTAGTGATTCATTTGTAATTTTGAGTAGGAAGGTTTTCCGCTTCCAAGCTTTTTTACCACTTCACGATTCTCATTTACGGCATAAAGAGTTTTATTTTTTTTACCCATTTTAGGGTCGCTGTTCTTTTTATAAATAAAGGCATGGGAAGTCCAAGGCTTTTCAACATATTCGGGCCTTACAATTGATTTATAAGAAATATGATGCTCATTTGTTAGTTTCGCTCGCTTCACCAAAACTTCAGTCATAAGCTGATTTTCAGGGATTTTTTCGACATCTGAAGTTCCAAACATGATCCAATTGACAATAATAGCCGGAACATCCTCGTATTCATTTAACACATCCACAATAGAATCTTTGACAACAGGGACGATAAATTCATCGATATCTAAAAATGCAGCCCACTTAGCGACCCCG encodes:
- a CDS encoding LexA family protein, producing the protein MKENTLYIVSIAKPEIKDPQFLPAFNSVQAGFPSPADDYIEKRLDLNELVISHPVSTFYVKVEGESMIEAGIRSGDILVVDRSKEPVHGKIVVAVVGGEFTVKRFVINKEGAWLVPENPTFKPIKVDGGVDFQIWGVVTYIIHKT
- a CDS encoding glycosyltransferase family 92 protein encodes the protein MLFKRFFLLSFLFLTSIFAIEKNQKTYKHPLVMCSMFKNEARFLKEWIEFHKLVGVTHFYLYNNRSEDSFMEVLTPYVESGEVTLIQWDVAVTDRKSWIKAQEDAFLDGVKKSCGVAKWAAFLDIDEFIVPVVKDSIVDVLNEYEDVPAIIVNWIMFGTSDVEKIPENQLMTEVLVKRAKLTNEHHISYKSIVRPEYVEKPWTSHAFIYKKNSDPKMGKKNKTLYAVNENREVVKKLGSGKPSYSKLQMNHYWTRDKEFFNTEKKDRLKKRHPYLDLEAYIKPFSVEKDETILRFLPKLHKAMKS